In the genome of Porphyrobacter sp. ULC335, one region contains:
- a CDS encoding DUF2306 domain-containing protein, which translates to MNAPETFTEPTRSASSSGKRARWHLDLAVKGWFAATALGQMLFVTFILLFYYRNTIAGNFAAWDAKQHITGYLAGDTIGNASFAAHVLVAAVMTSAGLLQLVPAIRMRWPRLHRWSGRIFIATALFLSIGGLWLTWVRGSYLAITSAVAISIDGALIIGFGIMAWWTARQRNFAAHRRWAMRTFIVASGVWFMRLGYMVWGISTGGLGIARGMSGPFDIVWGFATYLLPLAVLELYLRAERSTPAAKFVMAGGLWVAASLILAGGGLAWMVIWSPHI; encoded by the coding sequence ATGAACGCTCCTGAAACCTTCACCGAGCCAACCCGGTCTGCATCATCGTCAGGCAAACGTGCACGGTGGCACCTCGATCTGGCAGTGAAGGGATGGTTCGCTGCAACGGCACTGGGTCAGATGCTGTTCGTGACCTTCATTCTGCTGTTCTACTACCGGAACACCATCGCGGGGAATTTTGCCGCTTGGGACGCAAAGCAGCACATCACCGGTTATCTCGCGGGCGACACAATCGGTAACGCCAGCTTTGCAGCACATGTGCTCGTCGCTGCCGTGATGACCTCCGCCGGGCTGCTGCAACTTGTTCCGGCGATCCGGATGCGCTGGCCGCGCTTGCATCGCTGGAGCGGGCGGATATTCATCGCCACCGCACTGTTTCTCTCGATCGGCGGCCTGTGGCTCACATGGGTGCGCGGATCCTACCTCGCCATCACTAGCGCTGTCGCAATCTCGATCGATGGGGCCCTGATTATCGGGTTCGGAATTATGGCCTGGTGGACGGCACGGCAGCGCAACTTCGCAGCGCACCGACGCTGGGCGATGCGCACCTTCATCGTCGCCAGCGGGGTATGGTTCATGCGCCTTGGCTATATGGTCTGGGGCATCTCGACCGGCGGGCTAGGCATCGCCCGGGGCATGTCGGGGCCCTTCGATATTGTCTGGGGCTTTGCGACCTATCTCCTCCCTCTTGCCGTGCTCGAACTCTATCTTCGCGCCGAGCGCAGCACGCCCGCCGCCAAGTTCGTGATGGCAGGCGGCTTGTGGGTGGCTGCAAGCCTGATCCTCGCAGGCGGCGGCCTTGCATGGATGGTGATCTGGTCACCCCACATCTGA
- a CDS encoding response regulator transcription factor: protein MNFGAGQMSDSFDILLIEDNADVAGNIIDYLEAVGHRLHYAPDGEAGLREALIAPVDVVLLDLALPGRDGLNVCAEIRRISDRRIPILMLTARDTLEDKLAGFAHGADDYLVKPFPLAELAARVAALAQRPLLGQPHRFSVGPLTIDRQARLATREGRALRLTPLLWKLLLMLAEAWPQPVSREEVTLRLWGDEPPSSDTLRAHVHLLRQVVDKPFDVPLIETVHSFGFRLKVGQ, encoded by the coding sequence ATGAACTTCGGAGCCGGGCAAATGAGTGACAGCTTCGATATCCTCCTGATTGAGGATAATGCCGACGTTGCAGGCAACATCATCGATTACCTGGAGGCGGTCGGGCACCGGTTGCATTATGCCCCTGACGGAGAGGCAGGATTGCGCGAGGCTCTCATCGCGCCCGTCGACGTCGTGCTGCTTGATCTAGCTTTGCCGGGCCGCGACGGGCTGAACGTCTGCGCCGAAATCCGCCGTATCTCCGATCGCCGCATACCGATCCTAATGCTTACCGCGCGCGACACGCTCGAAGACAAGCTGGCGGGTTTCGCGCATGGTGCCGATGACTATCTGGTCAAGCCCTTCCCGCTCGCGGAACTTGCTGCGCGGGTTGCGGCGCTTGCGCAGCGGCCACTGCTGGGGCAGCCGCACCGGTTTTCGGTCGGCCCTTTGACCATTGACCGCCAGGCGCGCCTCGCGACGAGAGAAGGGCGGGCGCTGCGCCTGACGCCGCTCCTCTGGAAGCTTCTGCTGATGCTTGCCGAAGCCTGGCCCCAGCCGGTCAGCCGGGAGGAAGTGACCTTGCGGCTATGGGGCGACGAGCCGCCATCTTCCGACACGTTGCGCGCCCATGTGCATCTGCTGCGTCAGGTGGTCGACAAGCCCTTTGATGTTCCGCTGATCGAGACCGTGCACAGCTTCGGCTTCCGCCTGAAAGTCGGTCAATAA
- a CDS encoding sensor histidine kinase, which translates to MARRHSLRWRIVLTIIGSVVATSLIFGLSTFIIAYSMEDRIFRDALSDEALYQTDVWQRTDRLAPARNADVRIYLAGETLPRDIFPAFNDNPGQTEFFGREGRHYHIRRFDLNEGRPGAAPEPVVGVMEVSDELLVRPYRESIIAFLAVVSLIIAAIMAGFGWWIANRAMRPLSELAGVVAKSGATVPVVQASTFPANEIGTLAEALEQAFSRISAFMERERAFTRDASHELRTPLAVIHGAAEVMRINEDFPSHLAEPLRRIETASTDMALALDQLLSLARESEGVPRELVRLRPFVDKAVSWAEIRYPASRITVSVGVGADAQGLVHPVSLQLVLNNLVGNCFQHVGMGRLTIGFEGDCLTISDDGPGLEAGSTPLAPSASGISTSGSGLGLDISRRLCEAMGAGLTVRSGVSGDRGTHFRLDLSGR; encoded by the coding sequence ATGGCACGGCGGCACAGCCTGCGCTGGCGGATTGTCCTGACCATTATCGGCAGCGTCGTGGCGACAAGCCTGATCTTCGGTCTTTCCACCTTCATTATTGCCTATTCGATGGAAGACCGGATCTTCAGGGACGCGCTGTCGGACGAGGCCCTCTATCAGACAGATGTCTGGCAACGCACCGACAGGCTCGCACCGGCGCGTAACGCCGATGTCAGAATCTATCTTGCTGGCGAGACCCTGCCGCGGGACATATTTCCGGCATTCAACGACAACCCCGGGCAGACCGAGTTCTTCGGACGCGAAGGGCGTCACTACCATATCCGGCGGTTCGACCTGAATGAAGGGCGACCCGGTGCCGCGCCGGAGCCCGTCGTCGGGGTCATGGAAGTCAGCGACGAACTGCTGGTCCGTCCTTATCGCGAGTCCATCATCGCCTTTCTCGCCGTCGTCAGCCTGATTATCGCAGCCATTATGGCAGGTTTCGGATGGTGGATCGCCAACCGGGCGATGCGGCCGCTCAGCGAGCTTGCCGGGGTTGTGGCGAAGTCGGGGGCGACCGTACCTGTCGTGCAAGCGAGCACTTTCCCGGCGAACGAGATCGGAACGCTGGCAGAAGCGCTGGAACAGGCCTTCAGCCGGATATCGGCGTTCATGGAAAGAGAGCGGGCCTTTACGCGGGACGCCAGCCACGAGCTGCGAACGCCTCTGGCGGTGATCCACGGTGCGGCCGAAGTGATGAGAATCAATGAAGATTTTCCATCACATCTGGCTGAACCCCTGCGACGTATCGAGACCGCATCCACAGACATGGCACTGGCTTTGGATCAGCTACTCTCGCTGGCGCGCGAGAGCGAAGGCGTTCCCAGAGAGTTGGTCCGGTTACGGCCGTTTGTCGACAAGGCAGTGTCCTGGGCAGAGATCCGTTATCCGGCCAGCCGCATCACTGTGTCGGTCGGGGTCGGCGCGGATGCGCAGGGGCTGGTTCACCCGGTCTCTCTTCAGTTGGTGCTCAACAATCTCGTCGGGAACTGCTTCCAGCATGTCGGAATGGGTCGGCTGACAATCGGCTTCGAGGGCGATTGCCTGACGATTTCCGATGACGGGCCGGGTCTGGAGGCAGGTTCTACCCCGCTTGCTCCTTCTGCCAGCGGCATCTCGACCAGCGGCAGCGGCCTCGGGCTCGATATATCCCGGCGCCTTTGCGAAGCGATGGGTGCGGGCCTGACCGTCCGCAGCGGCGTGAGCGGCGATAGGGGCACGCACTTCCGCCTCGATCTTTCCGGGCGCTGA
- a CDS encoding AraC family transcriptional regulator, whose product MTLADRNILPATRYFRQSVAAGMVVGLIDHAASRGADRRYLLAVAGLPATGEIDPNRRVPLELYTRVWREAKRLCNNPALAIEHAVSHGFDNLSIVGLIAYASATMRDAIEQLNRFGRLVTDISVVGTDRFTLSDESDGIWLTDNRLDEPPFPECTETTFIWFVRAAREPGDAPYCSLADVTHEDPGTRAAFERALGAPIRFGASRNAIRISRAWLDYRINQYPCYAFSVFCSHADRLLAELDASRSVAGQVERLILPMLHTGKVTAEDVARQLNMSGQGLYRALRGEGTTFEELLAELRHRFAKGYLAEQRVSLKEIAYLLGYSDVSAFSRAFKRREGVSPGAYMREATPDFVHLSNA is encoded by the coding sequence ATGACCCTGGCCGACAGAAACATCCTCCCGGCAACGCGATATTTCCGCCAGTCTGTCGCGGCGGGGATGGTGGTTGGTTTGATAGATCACGCGGCATCGCGCGGCGCGGATCGGCGTTACCTGCTCGCCGTAGCCGGTCTTCCCGCGACCGGAGAAATCGACCCGAACAGGCGCGTGCCGCTTGAACTTTACACTAGGGTTTGGCGCGAAGCGAAACGGCTGTGCAACAACCCCGCTCTCGCCATCGAGCACGCGGTCTCGCATGGTTTTGACAATCTTTCGATCGTCGGCCTCATTGCATATGCCTCAGCCACGATGCGCGACGCCATCGAGCAACTCAACCGGTTTGGCCGTCTTGTCACGGATATCAGCGTTGTCGGAACCGATCGGTTCACGCTCTCGGACGAAAGCGACGGAATCTGGCTGACGGACAACCGGTTGGACGAGCCGCCCTTTCCGGAATGCACCGAGACGACTTTCATCTGGTTCGTCAGGGCCGCCCGCGAACCCGGCGATGCGCCCTATTGCAGTCTGGCGGATGTCACTCACGAGGATCCGGGCACGCGCGCCGCGTTCGAGCGCGCTTTGGGGGCACCCATCCGTTTCGGCGCATCGCGCAATGCCATCCGTATCAGCCGGGCATGGCTTGACTACCGGATCAACCAATACCCCTGCTATGCTTTTAGCGTGTTCTGCTCTCATGCCGACCGCCTCCTTGCGGAGCTCGACGCGAGCCGTTCGGTTGCAGGACAGGTGGAGCGACTGATCCTGCCGATGCTCCACACCGGGAAAGTCACGGCTGAAGACGTGGCGCGGCAACTGAACATGAGCGGTCAGGGTCTTTACCGCGCGCTACGGGGGGAAGGGACCACGTTCGAGGAACTGCTGGCAGAACTGCGCCACAGGTTCGCCAAAGGCTATCTCGCCGAACAGCGGGTGTCGCTGAAAGAGATTGCCTATCTGCTGGGGTACTCGGATGTTTCGGCCTTCTCTCGCGCCTTCAAGCGGCGCGAAGGCGTTTCGCCGGGCGCATATATGCGCGAAGCCACCCCTGATTTCGTCCACTTGAGTAACGCCTGA
- a CDS encoding response regulator transcription factor, translating into MVAASSFQAGETEPSAIEQNARLTYVLDIDAAHQDEINALIAQVPGASFYTIRSNRDRPGAMPAGQLSHRLEQVLRLIGQGMSNKTIGRQLGISHFTVRNHVARLLRMYDARNRDELIALTQPHRPA; encoded by the coding sequence ATGGTTGCCGCTTCGTCTTTTCAGGCGGGGGAGACCGAGCCCTCCGCGATCGAACAAAATGCCCGGCTGACTTACGTGCTGGACATCGACGCGGCGCATCAGGACGAGATCAATGCTCTGATCGCACAAGTTCCCGGCGCCAGTTTCTACACCATCCGGTCCAACCGTGACCGGCCGGGCGCGATGCCTGCCGGGCAGCTTTCACATAGGCTCGAACAGGTGCTGCGCCTGATCGGTCAGGGGATGTCCAACAAGACGATCGGGCGGCAGCTCGGGATATCGCACTTCACGGTTCGCAACCACGTTGCCCGTCTGCTGCGCATGTATGATGCGCGCAACCGCGATGAACTGATCGCTTTGACGCAGCCGCATAGACCGGCCTGA
- a CDS encoding type 1 glutamine amidotransferase domain-containing protein — protein MLSVTLGLLMIVPQHAMAAGNDRVLLVVSGNGADDGKTRPGFEMDELTQAWAVFTDNGFEVDIASPSGGAVVADKFNGKKPYNSRFLADPEAAAELANTRSLASLGEQKYAAIFVIGGKGAMFDLPISVPLKTLLAETYLAGGVIGAVCHGPAVFMNVALEDGTSLLEGRAVTGFSNEEEAMFGKGWAPSFPVLLENGLRGSGAIYSEAPIMLNHVVADGRLVTGQNPYSTAAAAEAMVKALGRPLATREPWADERSISLLFQMVNGDGAQARAAFDADPSLYDVPLIAMWGFFRAQSAGSDREALTEAVEIMELALPHFSRPELVSAIADARTKLAEPK, from the coding sequence ATGCTCTCAGTCACACTCGGCCTGCTCATGATCGTGCCGCAGCACGCCATGGCTGCGGGGAATGATCGCGTGCTGCTGGTCGTCAGCGGCAATGGCGCCGACGACGGAAAGACGCGCCCCGGCTTCGAAATGGACGAGCTGACCCAGGCCTGGGCCGTCTTCACCGACAATGGTTTCGAGGTCGACATTGCGAGCCCTTCCGGCGGTGCGGTGGTCGCAGACAAATTCAACGGCAAGAAGCCGTACAACAGCCGCTTCCTTGCTGACCCAGAGGCCGCAGCAGAATTGGCTAACACCCGCTCGCTCGCAAGCCTGGGAGAGCAGAAATATGCTGCCATCTTCGTCATCGGCGGCAAGGGCGCGATGTTCGATTTGCCGATCAGTGTCCCGCTCAAGACACTGCTTGCCGAAACTTACCTCGCCGGAGGCGTCATCGGGGCTGTGTGTCACGGGCCTGCCGTGTTCATGAATGTGGCTCTGGAAGACGGCACCTCGCTGCTCGAAGGGCGCGCCGTCACAGGCTTCTCGAACGAGGAAGAAGCCATGTTCGGCAAAGGCTGGGCGCCTTCGTTCCCGGTTCTTTTGGAAAACGGATTGCGCGGATCGGGGGCCATTTACAGCGAGGCTCCGATCATGCTGAACCATGTCGTCGCCGACGGACGGCTGGTCACGGGGCAGAACCCCTATTCCACTGCGGCGGCGGCCGAGGCGATGGTCAAGGCCTTGGGGCGTCCGCTCGCCACGCGCGAGCCCTGGGCCGATGAACGCAGCATCAGCCTGCTTTTCCAGATGGTAAATGGCGACGGAGCGCAAGCGCGCGCCGCGTTCGATGCCGATCCGTCGCTATACGATGTGCCGCTGATTGCCATGTGGGGCTTCTTCCGTGCCCAGTCGGCAGGATCGGATCGCGAGGCGCTCACCGAGGCGGTCGAGATCATGGAACTGGCCTTGCCCCATTTCAGCAGGCCGGAGCTCGTATCCGCTATTGCCGACGCCCGCACAAAGCTCGCTGAACCAAAATAA